The proteins below are encoded in one region of Alistipes communis:
- a CDS encoding LytTR family DNA-binding domain-containing protein: MKQQLVISTSIDLVRIAPDHVVYFASDGNYSTIVQTDGEVRMVSYQLGQIEKLISSQLGSEGAVFIRIGKSLIINRSYIYYINIPKQKLILSDVNTFNHTVTASKEALKQLKELLEKEAR; encoded by the coding sequence ATGAAGCAACAATTGGTCATATCGACTTCGATAGATCTGGTGAGAATCGCACCGGATCACGTTGTCTATTTTGCATCGGACGGAAACTATTCAACCATCGTACAGACCGACGGCGAGGTCCGCATGGTATCCTACCAATTGGGGCAAATCGAAAAGTTGATCAGTTCCCAACTCGGTAGCGAAGGTGCCGTCTTCATCCGCATAGGGAAAAGTCTGATCATCAATCGGTCATACATTTACTACATCAATATCCCGAAGCAAAAGCTGATCCTCTCGGACGTAAACACATTCAACCACACGGTGACGGCATCCAAGGAGGCTCTGAAACAGCTGAAGGAACTTTTGGAGAAGGAGGCCAGGTAA
- a CDS encoding relaxase/mobilization nuclease domain-containing protein, whose amino-acid sequence MIGKVISGGSFGGTVSYVMKEQSRVLEARGVEPPGVREMVEDFEDQARLNPRLQQNVGHISLSFSPEDAPKLTDEQMTQIAKEYMQKMGITDTQYLLVRHLDQPHPHCHLVYNRVGDHGQTISDRNIKLRNAKVCRELTERFGLHLAPGKEAVRRERLREPDRTRYEIYDTIRQELPRCRNWNELRDRLKRHGIETIFKRKGAQGTIEGVKFARNGFVFSGSKVDRAFSFSKLDSHFGQVQQRQATLMSGLKAAVGSFQAAFAGLFGGGRPFSAAGGGGGGSHGAGSVSLGSAGSIPLPPFDSPFALSPEMMQRREGESSEEHIARITVLINKAAEAMAVALVERKRRMEARSRKIG is encoded by the coding sequence GTGATCGGTAAGGTCATTTCGGGAGGATCATTCGGCGGCACGGTCAGCTATGTGATGAAGGAGCAGTCGCGCGTGCTGGAGGCTCGGGGTGTCGAGCCGCCCGGCGTGCGGGAGATGGTCGAGGATTTCGAGGATCAGGCGCGCCTCAATCCCCGCCTGCAGCAGAACGTCGGACATATCTCCCTGTCGTTTTCGCCGGAGGACGCCCCGAAGCTCACCGATGAGCAGATGACACAGATTGCAAAGGAATACATGCAGAAGATGGGCATCACCGATACGCAATACCTTTTGGTGCGACACCTTGACCAGCCTCATCCCCATTGTCATCTGGTCTACAATCGTGTAGGTGATCACGGGCAGACCATCTCCGACCGCAACATCAAACTCCGTAATGCGAAGGTGTGCCGCGAGCTGACCGAACGCTTCGGGCTGCATCTGGCTCCGGGCAAGGAGGCCGTCCGGCGGGAGCGGCTGCGCGAACCCGACCGGACCCGGTACGAGATTTACGATACGATTCGGCAGGAGCTTCCCCGTTGTCGTAACTGGAACGAATTGCGGGACCGGTTGAAGCGGCATGGCATCGAGACGATCTTCAAGCGAAAAGGGGCGCAGGGTACCATTGAAGGAGTAAAGTTCGCCCGTAATGGCTTTGTGTTTTCCGGCTCGAAGGTCGACCGGGCCTTCAGTTTCTCGAAACTGGATAGCCACTTCGGACAAGTGCAACAGCGACAAGCAACACTGATGTCGGGACTCAAGGCGGCAGTCGGGAGCTTCCAGGCTGCTTTTGCAGGGTTATTCGGAGGCGGGCGTCCCTTCTCCGCAGCGGGAGGAGGTGGAGGCGGAAGCCATGGCGCAGGGTCGGTGTCGCTCGGCAGTGCCGGGTCGATACCGTTACCGCCGTTCGACTCGCCATTTGCCCTTTCACCCGAGATGATGCAGCGGCGTGAAGGTGAGAGCTCCGAGGAGCATATAGCCCGCATCACGGTCCTGATCAACAAGGCGGCCGAGGCGATGGCCGTAGCCCTCGTGGAGCGCAAGCGTCGCATGGAGGCACGCTCCCGTAAAATCGGATAA
- a CDS encoding plasmid mobilization protein: MNTPKKGGRPPLGRARKQEYRITLRCNTACNFKLRALARAAGVPRTEVLRQLILNGSIRERLRSEHLEWLAQLKGLARNLNQLTRLAHTQGFAAVAARHATLQAELVRMIEALRRDR; this comes from the coding sequence ATGAATACACCGAAGAAAGGAGGCCGTCCGCCTTTGGGACGCGCCCGAAAACAGGAGTACCGCATCACCCTGCGGTGCAACACAGCCTGTAACTTCAAGCTCCGCGCCCTGGCCCGTGCGGCCGGCGTTCCGCGTACCGAGGTGCTGCGGCAACTGATTCTCAACGGCTCGATCCGCGAGCGGCTGCGGAGTGAACACCTCGAATGGCTCGCACAGCTCAAGGGCCTTGCCCGCAATCTGAACCAGCTGACCCGGCTGGCCCACACCCAGGGATTCGCCGCCGTCGCAGCACGTCATGCGACGCTTCAGGCCGAGTTGGTGCGGATGATCGAAGCCCTGCGCCGTGATCGGTAA
- a CDS encoding helix-turn-helix transcriptional regulator: MKDLLSILREAPGSIRLEVSGEDLLTFSSHLINRAKEELATQVAEARKVRFLTKEQVKELCGVCDATLWHWNRKGYLKAVKIGNKIRYRTSDIQRILGERESK; this comes from the coding sequence ATGAAAGACTTATTATCCATCCTCCGCGAAGCGCCCGGGAGCATTCGTCTGGAGGTAAGCGGCGAGGATCTGCTGACCTTCTCCAGCCATCTGATCAATCGCGCCAAAGAGGAGTTGGCCACCCAGGTCGCCGAAGCTCGCAAGGTACGCTTCCTGACCAAGGAGCAGGTCAAGGAGCTGTGTGGCGTATGCGATGCAACGCTCTGGCATTGGAACCGGAAAGGGTACCTGAAGGCCGTCAAGATCGGCAACAAGATCCGATATCGCACATCGGATATTCAACGGATTCTCGGTGAGCGGGAGAGCAAATAG
- a CDS encoding DUF6043 family protein, producing MGQAEYEAFKAKLREWMEAHPEEYAAFEESMNTRDMAGCQAVLLQAIALIPQYRKLTAAKANEGLFNHVNEIEQAAQDNDLARKLIGECEQPVAGSPVPAMLCWLYFGKSFERMVEHCEELRRTPELGYFQKITMSATIRLLIARSIKLGLRTREEWKAHREAMRLAESDQVLDWAMEESSSDKNDSKRKPGRPGATRSLTEMFAPTVSRPEELRRKIGTYLLTRHTQTDIARLKIALEELRYLTLPIPIKPFRDALQEEYGREIRIVHERGIQEAYSRLTEPLLAGKSVRDRGPEAVAIREIKDFLSETNSFNSSE from the coding sequence ATGGGCCAGGCGGAATACGAAGCCTTCAAGGCAAAACTGCGGGAGTGGATGGAGGCCCATCCCGAGGAATATGCCGCATTCGAAGAGTCGATGAACACCCGGGACATGGCCGGGTGTCAAGCCGTATTGCTTCAGGCCATCGCCCTTATTCCGCAATATCGGAAACTCACGGCGGCCAAGGCCAATGAGGGGCTGTTCAACCATGTCAACGAGATCGAACAGGCCGCCCAAGACAACGACCTCGCCCGCAAACTGATCGGAGAGTGTGAGCAGCCGGTCGCCGGATCGCCGGTTCCGGCAATGCTCTGCTGGCTCTACTTCGGAAAGAGCTTCGAACGCATGGTGGAGCATTGCGAAGAGTTGCGCCGAACTCCCGAACTGGGCTACTTCCAGAAGATCACCATGAGCGCCACGATCCGATTGCTGATTGCCCGTTCCATCAAACTGGGGCTTCGGACCCGGGAGGAGTGGAAAGCCCACCGCGAAGCCATGCGTCTGGCAGAAAGCGATCAGGTGCTGGATTGGGCCATGGAGGAGTCGTCGAGCGACAAGAACGATTCAAAACGCAAGCCGGGACGTCCCGGAGCCACCCGCTCTCTGACGGAGATGTTCGCCCCGACGGTATCCCGCCCCGAGGAGTTGCGACGTAAGATCGGAACGTATCTCCTCACCCGGCATACACAAACCGATATTGCCCGACTGAAGATCGCCCTCGAAGAGTTGCGTTATCTGACGCTCCCGATTCCAATCAAGCCGTTCCGCGACGCACTGCAGGAGGAATACGGCCGAGAGATTCGCATCGTTCACGAACGCGGCATTCAGGAGGCATACAGCCGGCTGACCGAACCGTTGCTTGCCGGGAAATCGGTACGGGATCGAGGTCCCGAAGCCGTCGCCATTCGTGAAATCAAGGATTTTCTATCCGAAACGAACTCGTTTAATTCGTCCGAATAG
- a CDS encoding PDDEXK nuclease domain-containing protein, protein MNEPAIFKLDEQFVSDIRNIIITARTTAIRSVDFERVKMYWKLGERIFIEEQKGQDRAEYGAYLLQNVALEIEKEFGSGFSVRQLERARRFYRTYPIATALRTQLNWYQYRLLIQISDNDKREYYELETANNNWTGRELERQINSGLYERLLLSNDKKSVLEVARKERQPESPTEIIKDPMVLEFLGLKPDAAYYEKDLERALITNLQAFLLELGNGFSFVARQKRILLEDDEFFADLVFYNRLLRCFVIIELKTHKITHEDIGQLQMYVNYYDRNEKAPDENPTIGILLCADKNDLLVKYTLPENNNTILASKYQLYLPTEKQLAEQLRIELQEFDQ, encoded by the coding sequence ATGAACGAACCGGCAATCTTCAAGTTGGACGAACAATTTGTCTCCGACATCCGAAACATCATCATCACCGCACGAACGACTGCCATACGAAGTGTCGATTTCGAGCGTGTAAAAATGTACTGGAAACTGGGAGAACGCATCTTTATCGAAGAACAAAAAGGCCAAGACCGAGCAGAATACGGAGCATACCTTCTTCAAAACGTTGCATTGGAAATTGAAAAAGAGTTCGGTAGTGGTTTTTCCGTGCGCCAGTTAGAACGGGCAAGGCGGTTCTACCGCACTTATCCAATTGCGACCGCACTGCGGACGCAATTGAATTGGTATCAATACCGTCTTCTGATTCAAATAAGCGACAACGACAAACGGGAGTATTATGAACTGGAAACCGCCAATAATAATTGGACCGGACGCGAACTGGAACGGCAGATCAATTCCGGACTTTATGAGCGGTTGCTGTTGAGCAACGACAAGAAATCGGTATTGGAGGTGGCTCGTAAAGAACGTCAACCCGAATCTCCGACCGAGATCATCAAAGATCCCATGGTACTGGAATTTCTCGGATTGAAACCCGACGCAGCCTATTACGAAAAAGACCTGGAGCGCGCCCTGATCACCAATTTGCAGGCTTTCTTGCTGGAATTGGGGAACGGGTTCTCATTCGTTGCCCGCCAAAAGAGGATACTGCTCGAAGATGATGAATTCTTCGCAGACCTGGTATTTTACAACCGGCTGCTCCGCTGTTTCGTTATCATTGAATTGAAGACCCACAAGATCACACACGAAGACATCGGTCAGTTGCAAATGTATGTAAACTATTACGATCGGAACGAGAAGGCGCCCGATGAGAACCCGACAATTGGAATCCTGCTGTGCGCCGACAAGAACGATCTGCTGGTAAAATATACGCTGCCGGAGAACAACAATACGATTCTGGCAAGCAAATACCAGCTCTATCTGCCCACTGAAAAGCAACTTGCCGAGCAATTGAGAATCGAATTACAGGAATTTGATCAATAA
- a CDS encoding site-specific integrase, whose amino-acid sequence MKVTLILKKSVTRYDTESQATIYARLRDGRQLDLVAPTRLTINPNLWDDKAEQVKSKVVCDEAMRTRYNNEARRLKTYIERAYQNRPEETVSKGWLKEALDQYYNPQKYNLEQVSAIKPTLTALFDEFLEKHRLSEVRKKNYRVIKRALQRYELYIRATQMGKEDFTLDVDWVTADTLRDIWNFLENEYRYCAIYPEIYEAIPEARTPQPRGKNTLLDCFSRIRTFFYWCNSHKKSRNRPFDDFPLEECTYGTPYYITIEELHRIYATNLKRHPQLAVQRDIFVFQCLIGCRVGDLLKMTKSNLIGGAIEYIPRKTKEGRPLTVRVPLNAMATEILARYEACDGDKLLPFISEQKYNLAIKRIFKAAGLKRLVTVINPTTREEEKRVLYEIASSHLARRTFVGNLYRKVKDPNLVGALSGHKEGSKAFARYRTIDDEMKKELVNLLS is encoded by the coding sequence ATGAAAGTAACCCTCATTCTCAAAAAGAGCGTCACCCGTTACGACACGGAGTCCCAGGCGACCATCTACGCGCGTCTGCGCGACGGCCGGCAACTCGATCTGGTTGCTCCGACCCGTCTTACGATCAATCCGAATCTTTGGGATGACAAGGCCGAGCAGGTCAAGAGCAAAGTCGTCTGCGACGAGGCCATGCGCACCCGCTACAACAACGAAGCCCGCAGGCTCAAGACCTACATCGAGAGAGCCTATCAAAACCGTCCCGAAGAGACGGTATCGAAAGGTTGGCTGAAAGAGGCACTGGACCAATATTACAATCCGCAGAAGTACAACCTGGAGCAAGTATCCGCCATCAAACCGACCTTGACCGCGCTGTTCGACGAGTTTCTCGAGAAGCACCGGCTTTCGGAGGTTCGCAAGAAGAACTATCGCGTCATCAAGCGGGCTTTGCAGCGCTATGAACTCTACATCCGGGCTACCCAGATGGGGAAGGAGGACTTCACGCTGGATGTGGACTGGGTAACGGCCGACACCCTGCGGGACATCTGGAACTTTCTGGAAAACGAGTACCGCTACTGCGCCATCTATCCCGAGATTTACGAGGCCATTCCCGAGGCCCGCACTCCACAGCCCCGAGGCAAGAACACGCTGTTGGACTGCTTCTCGCGTATCCGAACCTTCTTCTATTGGTGCAACAGTCATAAAAAGAGCCGGAACCGGCCGTTCGACGATTTCCCGCTGGAGGAGTGCACCTACGGGACGCCGTATTACATCACCATCGAGGAGCTGCATCGAATCTACGCCACCAATCTGAAGCGCCATCCCCAGTTGGCCGTCCAGCGGGATATCTTCGTCTTCCAATGTCTGATCGGCTGCCGGGTGGGCGACCTGCTGAAGATGACAAAATCGAATCTCATCGGCGGCGCCATCGAATACATTCCGCGCAAGACCAAGGAGGGACGTCCGCTGACGGTACGGGTACCGCTCAACGCCATGGCCACGGAGATTCTTGCCCGGTATGAAGCCTGTGACGGCGACAAGCTGCTGCCGTTCATCTCCGAACAGAAATACAACCTGGCCATCAAGCGAATCTTCAAGGCGGCCGGGTTAAAGCGATTGGTTACGGTCATCAACCCGACGACCCGCGAGGAGGAGAAGCGGGTATTGTATGAGATTGCCTCGTCGCACCTGGCGCGGCGGACCTTTGTCGGCAATCTCTACCGGAAAGTCAAGGATCCCAATCTGGTCGGTGCACTGAGCGGACACAAAGAAGGTAGCAAGGCCTTTGCCCGCTACCGCACCATCGACGATGAAATGAAAAAAGAATTAGTAAATTTGTTGTCATAA
- a CDS encoding toll/interleukin-1 receptor domain-containing protein codes for MTSFNKHMTKFVDDNILDIWWDKNITAGYDFWEQIDFHIENRDIICLFISANYLASKACKEEMRRACELRTHNGICVVPIILSSCSWLDYDNLKPLLAIPTDGKAISSFPNPDDGWHDVYNHMKKVIKDF; via the coding sequence ATCACATCATTCAACAAGCACATGACAAAATTTGTTGATGATAATATTTTAGATATATGGTGGGATAAAAATATAACTGCTGGATATGACTTTTGGGAGCAGATAGATTTCCATATAGAAAATCGAGATATCATATGCTTATTTATTTCAGCTAATTATCTAGCGTCCAAAGCATGCAAGGAAGAAATGCGAAGAGCATGTGAATTACGTACACATAATGGAATTTGTGTGGTTCCTATTATTTTATCGTCATGCAGCTGGTTAGATTACGATAATCTGAAGCCATTGTTAGCAATTCCTACCGATGGAAAAGCAATTTCGTCTTTTCCTAATCCTGACGACGGTTGGCATGATGTGTATAATCATATGAAGAAAGTTATCAAGGACTTCTAA
- a CDS encoding WCX domain-containing protein — protein MHYSQEETEQHDGWSLFGYYLAPTNEFYRKILAPREFMEIVSPEEVRQEYAAILEKMLGQHR, from the coding sequence TTGCACTATTCACAGGAGGAGACAGAACAGCATGACGGATGGTCACTGTTCGGCTACTACCTCGCTCCGACCAATGAATTCTACCGCAAAATACTTGCACCCCGGGAATTCATGGAGATCGTCTCGCCCGAAGAGGTTCGGCAGGAATATGCGGCCATCCTCGAAAAGATGCTCGGACAGCACCGCTAA
- a CDS encoding helix-turn-helix transcriptional regulator, giving the protein MVHENKSIRNRILVEDVPSALQHLTDILEAMRENRVLEIEYHPFYLEESQHIQLLPYFVKLYERRWYVYGPTQENRQIKVYALDRVQRLSISGQTFRMPKGFSAEEHLATSIGITPIRIFRRVVS; this is encoded by the coding sequence ATGGTTCATGAGAACAAGAGTATCCGCAATCGTATTCTTGTCGAGGATGTACCGTCGGCATTGCAACACCTGACCGATATTCTCGAGGCCATGCGCGAGAACCGGGTGCTGGAGATCGAATATCATCCGTTTTACCTGGAAGAATCCCAGCATATACAGCTGCTCCCCTATTTTGTGAAGCTCTACGAACGGCGGTGGTATGTATATGGCCCGACCCAAGAGAACCGGCAAATAAAGGTCTATGCTCTGGACAGGGTTCAGCGACTCTCGATCTCCGGGCAGACGTTCCGCATGCCCAAAGGTTTCTCGGCCGAGGAGCATCTGGCGACTTCTATCGGCATCACGCCTATCCGGATATTCCGCCGCGTCGTATCGTAA
- a CDS encoding glycoside hydrolase family 2 TIM barrel-domain containing protein, with protein MKIHLFTVLFAVALSATASPTERWLDPECFAVNRAPMRTSFIVFPTASEAVPENDYTRSPFYRTLNGEWAFLRAERPGAEPEGFFRTGYDDSSWGVMPVPGIWELNGYGDPVYTNKPYPWHKFFEVKPPLVPHEQNYTGLYRRTVRVPADWKGRDAFIHIGSATSNVTLWVNGREVGYSEDSKLEAEFDVTRYITPGRDNLIVLRVNRWCDGSYLEDQDFWRLSGIGRDCYLYARDKRRLADVRLTPDLVNDYRDGTLRAEVTATPGVGSVRLTLRDDEGRTLDTRTLRPRRNSAETLFEVAAPKQWSAEAPNLYTLTAEALAADGSVTEAAAFRVGFRKVEIRGGQLLVNGKPILIKGVNRHEMEPNTGYYVTRGEMVRDIREMKRLNINAVRTCHYPDTPLWYDLCDKYGLYVVDEANIESHGYHYRDKSKNLAGNPSFAAAHLDRNRRMVFRDYNHPSIIVWSTGNEAGNGPNFERCYDWIKSFDPSRPVQYEQASYHGDYNTDIVCPMYWSYDQCEKYLADDPAKPLIQCEYAHAMGNSLGGFKEYWDMIRREPKYQGGFIWDFADQALAWRNPEGRLTYRYGGDYNAVDASDSTFCCNGVLAADRTWHPHAYEVKHQHRPIHTTARDLEKGIVNVYNENFFTDLSPYRLLWEITSDGRPVLSGAVERLDVAPQATAAVTLGYKPEQVEALDGEVLLTVRYQLRERQGLLDALYEVAADQLVLREDDPAARFAAAAPAGTLRIADKTVSGEGFSVTFDPKSGFIRSYRLRDVELLAGPLRPSFYRAATDNDLGVRQTGKYPDSRMWAGAEPELVNFTLTSGDGGAKAVADYMIPAVGAQLRLAYVIAADGSIRIGETMTADPARKDVADLMRFGMAFETPGMFDAVEYYGRGPMENYADRSSAAFVGRYAQRVADQFHPKYASPQESGTRGGVRWWRLTDASGFGIEFCSDRHFSASAIPYAIPQLDNGSSEYVRHPGDLVPDGRTHVHIESAQSGLGCVNSWGRLPLPQYRMPYRDYEFKFRMSPIW; from the coding sequence GTGAAAATACACCTGTTTACGGTCCTCTTCGCTGTCGCCTTGTCGGCCACAGCATCTCCCACGGAACGGTGGCTCGATCCGGAGTGTTTCGCCGTGAACCGCGCTCCGATGCGCACGAGCTTCATCGTCTTCCCGACGGCCTCGGAGGCCGTTCCTGAGAACGACTACACCCGTTCGCCTTTCTACCGCACGCTCAACGGCGAATGGGCCTTTCTGCGCGCGGAACGTCCGGGTGCGGAGCCAGAAGGATTTTTCCGCACCGGCTACGACGACTCGTCGTGGGGCGTGATGCCCGTGCCGGGAATCTGGGAGTTGAACGGCTACGGCGACCCTGTCTACACCAACAAGCCCTACCCGTGGCACAAATTCTTCGAGGTGAAACCTCCGCTGGTTCCCCATGAGCAGAATTACACGGGTCTCTACCGCCGCACCGTCCGGGTTCCCGCCGATTGGAAAGGCCGCGACGCATTCATCCACATCGGCTCGGCGACCTCGAACGTGACGCTCTGGGTCAACGGCCGTGAAGTGGGTTACAGCGAGGACAGCAAGCTCGAAGCCGAATTCGACGTCACCCGCTACATCACGCCGGGCCGCGACAACCTGATCGTGCTGCGCGTCAACCGCTGGTGCGACGGTTCGTACCTCGAAGACCAGGACTTCTGGCGTCTTTCGGGCATCGGCCGCGACTGCTACCTCTACGCCCGCGACAAACGCCGTCTGGCCGACGTGCGGCTCACGCCCGACCTTGTGAACGACTACCGCGACGGGACGCTGCGCGCCGAAGTGACCGCGACGCCGGGTGTCGGCAGCGTACGGCTGACGCTCCGCGACGACGAGGGCCGCACGCTCGACACCCGCACGCTCCGTCCCCGCCGCAACAGCGCCGAAACGCTGTTCGAGGTCGCCGCCCCGAAGCAATGGAGCGCCGAGGCCCCGAACCTCTACACGCTCACGGCCGAGGCTCTCGCCGCCGACGGTTCGGTGACCGAAGCCGCAGCTTTCCGCGTGGGGTTCCGCAAAGTCGAGATCCGCGGCGGACAGCTGCTCGTAAACGGCAAGCCGATCCTCATCAAAGGCGTCAACCGGCACGAAATGGAGCCCAACACGGGTTATTATGTCACACGCGGGGAGATGGTGCGCGACATCCGCGAAATGAAGCGGCTCAACATAAATGCCGTGCGCACGTGCCACTACCCCGACACGCCGCTGTGGTACGACCTCTGCGACAAGTACGGGCTTTACGTCGTGGACGAAGCCAACATCGAGTCGCACGGCTACCACTACCGCGACAAGTCGAAAAATCTGGCCGGTAACCCCTCCTTTGCCGCCGCACACCTCGACCGTAACCGGCGCATGGTGTTCCGAGACTACAACCACCCCTCGATCATCGTATGGAGCACGGGCAACGAGGCCGGAAACGGCCCCAACTTCGAACGTTGCTACGACTGGATCAAGTCCTTCGATCCGTCACGCCCGGTGCAGTACGAGCAGGCCTCTTACCACGGGGACTACAACACCGACATCGTCTGCCCGATGTATTGGAGCTACGACCAATGCGAGAAATACCTCGCCGACGATCCCGCGAAACCGCTTATCCAATGCGAATACGCTCACGCCATGGGCAATTCGCTGGGCGGATTCAAGGAGTATTGGGACATGATACGTCGCGAACCGAAATATCAGGGCGGGTTTATCTGGGACTTCGCCGACCAGGCCCTCGCATGGCGCAACCCCGAAGGGAGGCTGACCTACCGCTACGGCGGCGACTACAACGCCGTCGACGCCTCCGACAGCACCTTCTGCTGCAACGGCGTACTGGCCGCCGACCGCACGTGGCATCCCCACGCCTACGAAGTGAAGCACCAGCACCGGCCGATCCACACCACGGCCCGCGATTTGGAAAAAGGCATCGTGAACGTCTATAACGAAAACTTCTTTACCGACCTTTCGCCCTACCGCCTTCTCTGGGAGATCACCTCCGACGGACGGCCCGTGTTGAGCGGCGCGGTCGAACGCCTCGACGTGGCTCCGCAGGCCACCGCCGCCGTGACGCTGGGCTACAAACCCGAACAGGTCGAAGCCCTGGACGGGGAGGTGCTGCTCACGGTGCGCTACCAGTTGCGCGAACGGCAGGGACTGCTCGACGCGCTTTATGAAGTAGCCGCCGACCAGCTCGTATTGCGCGAGGACGATCCTGCGGCCCGCTTCGCCGCCGCAGCTCCCGCCGGAACGCTCCGCATCGCCGACAAAACCGTTTCGGGCGAGGGATTCTCGGTCACGTTCGACCCGAAGAGCGGTTTCATCCGCTCCTACCGCCTGCGCGACGTCGAGCTGCTGGCAGGCCCCTTGCGTCCCAGCTTCTACCGTGCGGCCACGGACAACGATCTCGGCGTGCGCCAGACCGGAAAATATCCCGACAGCCGGATGTGGGCCGGGGCCGAACCGGAGCTCGTCAACTTCACCCTCACGTCCGGAGACGGCGGGGCGAAAGCCGTCGCAGACTACATGATCCCCGCCGTCGGCGCCCAACTCCGCCTCGCCTACGTTATCGCTGCCGACGGGTCGATCCGCATCGGCGAAACGATGACCGCCGACCCCGCGCGCAAGGATGTCGCCGACCTGATGCGCTTCGGCATGGCCTTCGAGACCCCGGGCATGTTCGACGCCGTGGAATACTACGGCCGCGGCCCGATGGAGAACTACGCCGACCGGTCGAGTGCAGCATTCGTAGGCCGCTACGCACAGCGCGTCGCCGACCAGTTCCACCCCAAATACGCCAGTCCGCAGGAGTCGGGGACACGCGGAGGTGTGCGCTGGTGGCGGCTGACCGACGCTTCGGGATTCGGAATCGAGTTCTGCTCCGACCGTCACTTCTCAGCTTCGGCAATCCCCTACGCCATTCCGCAGCTCGACAACGGATCGTCCGAATACGTCCGCCATCCCGGCGACCTCGTACCCGACGGACGGACGCACGTCCATATCGAAAGCGCCCAGTCCGGACTGGGATGCGTGAACAGTTGGGGACGCCTGCCGCTCCCGCAATACAGAATGCCGTATCGGGACTATGAGTTTAAATTCCGAATGTCACCAATATGGTAA
- a CDS encoding sugar phosphate isomerase/epimerase family protein, with protein MKRIFIFLPLLLLLPVLALGQDRFNEVGAVYGAIRSMTPEAYKEAHDKYGIRWIEAWTGNLTGGTEEQYDAWIERFNTAMKGSGLKLWSVHLPFTRKAPNDLSDDRTEWREATLKNWIEILDRATRIGKFRVVVMHPSSEAQISDEERPRRLENLRQMLLRFIPLVKERYGAVVAVEDLPRGCLGNSSADFDWLVANVPDFKICYDTNHLLGEESHAFAARFAPYIVSIHVSDYDGVDERHWMPGRGIVEWPKVIDVLIRSGYDGPFMYEVTPRNDPRGSVEYMRSTTDSLFARYALYQSIE; from the coding sequence ATGAAAAGAATATTCATATTTCTCCCTTTGTTATTGCTCCTTCCAGTGCTGGCTTTAGGGCAGGACCGCTTCAATGAGGTTGGTGCCGTTTACGGAGCCATTCGTTCGATGACTCCTGAAGCCTACAAAGAGGCACACGATAAATACGGTATCCGCTGGATCGAAGCTTGGACGGGTAATCTCACCGGTGGTACTGAGGAGCAGTATGATGCCTGGATCGAACGCTTCAATACCGCAATGAAAGGTTCCGGACTGAAACTCTGGTCAGTTCATTTGCCTTTTACGCGCAAGGCACCGAATGATCTGTCGGATGATCGGACCGAATGGCGCGAGGCGACACTCAAGAACTGGATTGAAATCCTTGACCGTGCGACGCGTATCGGCAAATTTCGTGTGGTAGTGATGCATCCCAGCAGTGAAGCGCAGATTTCTGACGAGGAGCGTCCCCGGCGTCTTGAGAATCTTCGGCAGATGTTGTTGCGCTTTATCCCGCTTGTGAAAGAACGTTACGGCGCAGTGGTGGCTGTTGAAGACCTTCCGCGTGGATGTCTGGGTAATAGTAGTGCCGATTTTGATTGGCTAGTGGCCAATGTCCCGGATTTTAAAATATGCTATGATACCAACCACTTGCTCGGGGAAGAGAGTCATGCTTTTGCAGCCCGTTTCGCTCCTTATATCGTGAGTATCCACGTTTCGGATTATGATGGCGTAGATGAACGTCATTGGATGCCTGGACGCGGCATTGTTGAATGGCCAAAGGTGATTGATGTTCTTATCCGGTCGGGCTATGACGGGCCTTTCATGTACGAAGTTACGCCGCGCAACGATCCGCGCGGGAGCGTCGAATATATGCGCTCGACGACAGATAGCCTTTTTGCCCGGTATGCGCTATATCAAAGTATCGAATAA